Sequence from the Pagrus major chromosome 15, Pma_NU_1.0 genome:
CATCCTAAAGAAACAACATCATGACAAAGGCGAAGAGACTGAAGAAGACATTGAGAGATGAagcaaaaaagaggaaaagagaggggCAGCGAGATCTTTACCCTCCACTAGTCACTAAATCATTGTAACGCTAGTGTTAGAAACTGAATCCTAACATACAGCTGCTTCGGGTCCAGATCATAGACTGTATATTGGTTTAGTAATAATGGTACAACAGTGTTTCACTTTCTTCGCTCCCACATCAATAGAATTAATACCCCCAGCATCCTGTAATTATTTCCACTTGtgacaacagaaacagctgttattcagcaaaagttacataatgttgctttaactgttGTGGTTCACTGTGCCtctgtcattactgtcattCTCAGCTgcaacaggcagctgttttcagcgaGAAAGCTCTGAAAATCGGCTGTACGGTAATTTAGCAGCCaaagaaatagatttttttcctcaggaggtggtggagaccaaaacagagttaaaatggagagtgaatattggacgtACATTCTTCAGGTGGACATAAACATGACTCTGATTGAATGCTAGtgttgctccatgtctgctggatgtgtaaggTTTGGCTCAATTACAAGTAATTATTTCAACTGATGTCAGTAGAGTTTATAGTTATTTCAAACGCCTCCACTCGAAGGTGGAGTGAAGAGCTTGCAGTCATAGAGACGTGACATCTTTTAAATATGGGGATAGTGTACATTTTACAGATAGTCTCCCCTCTAGACTCCTATTCATAGACGTGCACTTGGTTGTACACATCAAAAGTGAAAGAAATTGttgtgaaaagatgaaaaaaaagacatagaaGTTCAAACCCTtgcttatttcttttttccgCACTGCCGGCCAATCACAGCGTGATTTAAGTATAAATCTCAGATAATCGCTTTCAGAAAGTTACAGAAATTATGAGACACAGCTCCCCCTCCTCAATCAAGTGTCAGAAACGTATCAACTCTTTGCTTATTTATCACATAAACTCATAAGGTGAGTGTTATCTTTATTGCTTGTTTCTgttgcccccaagtggccaaaaaatctGTTATTGCGGTTTAAAATTGTGTTCAAATTatgttcaaaaatgtttgaCTACATGCTTCGGCCCTGCACCATGATGTTCCTACAGAGACGTAAAAGCAAagcagaaatgtgatgtgacCACATAAACCTCATTTGATTCATTACAGTTCCCAAAAACACTCTAATTCTTCATAAAACTGCGGGGGGTCTGAGCACTGTGAAATACATGTCACCACCTCGTAATGACGTATATAATCTGTGTTGACTAtaagacacaaaacaggcagGGATTACATGTCTCCTATGTCTTCCCGAAACCTCCATGATTCATAATCTCTTTCACAACCACGTACTTTTCCCTGTTTCTCCTTCCCACGTCGGTGCTTCATCTCTCTGGGTTCTGCTCATGACCTTTTGGTATTGTTATAAATGGTATCAGACAGAAGGGAACAAGACACTTTTGTCCGGATCAGTGTCAGCATTTTCATAAATCAGCAGCAGTATGACCATGAAGTCACTTCAGGGCTGCATTGTACCAACACCTCTCACCACTAGGTGGCTGCATTCATTTGTAAATCTAGTAATTAGGATCCACCATGGTGGGGTGTTAAAGACTGCAGTGAGGTGTAATATCACAGTGTGCCCAGTTAGTTTTATATCCTCATATTCTCAGAAATATTCAAGTATTCTGCTGAAATTAATTCAGTCTCTCAGGTGTCTTTCACAGCCCTCCCTCGGCCTTTAGATAAAACAGCCTGTAGAAAGTGATTATGGAGAGATTGCCTGAGCAAAGCAACGGAGCAGGGTAATAAAGCTGCTGGTGTAATTAAGATTAGAGCTGTTTTCACTGGTTCTGACAGGCACCAGACACCCACGCTGGACTGAGAGAGGGCTGGatggggaggaagggagggaggaagttgagggagagagaggcatggCTAATCTCTGGTCCCATGCCCGTGGGCACAGCTGAGTGAGGGGGAGAATGGTGTGAAGCcgtgatgaggaggagggtgaggaggcgTAACGTGGGGATGATTACGGGGTGAACGAACATGTGAGCAGGCGAGTGAAAGTTTGGGAAGAGGGTGAGAGGTCGTGGGTCAGGCTGGGTGAACGTTGAGAGGAGATGTGGACATCTCTGCACagactgaatgaaaacatgagACTGTATTTATACAGTAACATCAGATTTACAGTCCCACCAGATGGCAATCAGTCACAATTACCTAAACACCCTCTGGCATATAGCCTGACAATTACCATAAAACTCACAACGTACAGTAAATGTCAGCAATGATCCCCTCACAATACACACTGACTTATTAccataattgtgtttttataaggttgtttttaatgtcatcaTGAGGGCCAAGAAAgtcacataaacataaacacacagcccACTGTGGCCATGGTGGCTAGGCTCAGTTAACATGCCCAGTACACATTCCTGGCTCATGAATGTCTCGTTCATGGGCAATAATGCACTGCAGTATAAACATACGCGTGATTTCATTAAGATTTCTTCAGGCTTCTAAGATTTCTCTTCGATCAATTAATCACATAAAGTGGGTGGTCACTTTTTTACAGTATGTCACAGTGCATGTATAtgcatgcatttgtgtttgtggttcACTCCCTggctcctcttctcttcctgtcagaGTGtctttgagcaaggcactgagCCCCAATTTTTCCTGGCTCACATGGTTGAGGTActatgtgtgtgagtcagtaTGCGTGGGTAATAAAAGTCACATTGTAAATCTCTTTAGTCAAAATAActatttattatataaatgcATCCCAGCTACCAAAATAAAGAATAGCTAATAAACCGTCCAGCAGCTGTAAATTGTTGTCTTGATGCTGTGCAGCTCCAAACTCTCCTTTGCAGGGGTCTTCTTGATGAATGAAACAGATagataaaaaagacaaagcatGCCAGAGCTGCTACATCAACCAAAGGGATTGTTCATAGCAGATGTTTTTACAATAGCTTACTACTGATCTATTGAGCATTAAAAGTTCTATTGAAGTCCCCCTCCactcaaaaatgatttttcttcttcatacTACAGAATGTTGAGCTTCACTCAGTAAAATGAtttatgtgcagagtttgacactagaaggctgttttcccattcatctgCTGAAAGTCGATTGAAAATCTAATTTGAAGAGGCGGGCCTACGAACATGGTTTGTTACATCACAAACAGTTTAGAATATTCAGCAcacaactttgatgtggaaacttgatctccagtgcacatacactgagaatggactttttACAGTCAAGTAGGAGACATCTCCTGTGAAGTAGTCAAACTTTTGAAAAGACACATATTTGCATAACTATTTTCATGATCCTTCAATAATGCAAAAGGACAAACAAGATAACAGATTGAACTTTTGGAGATATTTTAGCATTTAATGACTTATgccaacatttacaaaatacaaactcTCTGCAAAGAATATCTATATAGCCAcactgtgaggctgtacttaggcACAACTGTGCTTTGACCTACTGCAAATGctgctgttagcatgctaacatgctcatagTGACAATGCTAAaatgctgatgttgagcagtcACAATGTTCATGTTACAGTGAACTATGTTCAGTTAtggtttagcatgttagcaagctagcatTCACTAATAAGCACTAAACCCAAAGTACAGCTGATGCTGATCTGAGTATCAATAATTGtacaggtatttggtcaaaaactaCAATATTCAACCTGATGACGGTACCAAATAACATTCATGGAgcactaaagttattaaaattcatcctgaggggggaCATGAACATGTGCaccaaatgtcatggcaatccatccatccagttgTTGACATTTAACTAAATACAAATGTCAATCAAATGTCAACATCATGGTCAGGGCATCACAAAAGTCAGCAGATATTACAAATATCCAATAGTTGCCAAgagatttcagtctggaccaaaataTTGGACCACCTGACAGGGTGACATTGCCATCTTGAGAAAAGTAGTTCCACTTAAGTTATGGTTTAATCATTACACATCTAACATCTTCAGTTCCTGCGGCTCTGCTCGTACGCACTCACCTTCACTCTATATATACCATAAATGCCACAAATAACCTGGGTGCTTAGCCGGAAACAAGTAGAGCGCATAAACAAAAGTGTCTTTGTTAGAGATTTAAGGAGATTTATGTAGCTTACTTTGGCCCCTACCaggagtcagtgtgtgtgtatgtgtgtgtgtgttagtgctgTGACTTGTTCCAATAGGACTCTGCTGTGCCTGAACAAGATTACACCTCAGCCAAACCTGCGTCAAGCGATTATACGGGCTTGCATTTACGCATGTGTAAGTGTGTCAAAGGGTCTCTGTTGGCCCCTGCAGCATTTTATCCCATATCCATTGCAGTGTGACACAATTCGCTGTGTGCAGAACGTCAGTGTTAAACTAAACTGAACTTGTTTGGAATATTTTATTTGAGCGTGaaacattgatttttgtttACTGACGCAAGCTGCAGCGTTATTTTGACAATCCTTACTCTGGCTCAAACAGTGTTTTCCCAGTAAATGGATGCCAAACTGTAAGCTGAATGTGTGATTGTGGCcttgaaagataaaaaaagtgtttctgtttgttcaaTCACACAAAATCGTCCTCACAACAGGATGAAATtgaacagaggaaaaacaagaggaggTTTGTAGAGAGAGGACAAGAAATTCTTTGGTAGGGAAGCAAATTACTGTTAAatctgaatatgtgtgtgtttatgcagtgtgtgtggacAATTTTTAACCAGCTCTAATGACAAATGTGATACAAATGACCTCGAACTGAACTGTTTCACCTTGACGTCCAAGGTGGATTGCTAAATGAAAGTGgcattgttattgtgtgtgtgtgtgtgtgtgtgtgtgtgtgtgtgtgtgtgtgtgtgtgtgtgtgtgtgtgtgtgtgtgtgtgtgtgtgtgtgtgtgtgtgtgtgtgtgtgtgtgtgtgtgtgtgcgtgtgtgtgtgtgtgattagtAGTTAATGGAGCAACAGGGGCACTGAGTCACAAACCTTTCAGAAGTAAAAGCGTACAGTCTAAGAGGCTCCACATCATGGCGCTTATGGATTATTCCAGTTTCTTTACAACCACCCACCTAGCCAACATTCAATGATGCGTCTAAATTGCCGCTTTGGTAACTACTAGATACACCGACTATTTCAGGGAGTGTTAGAGAAGCGTCAAGGTTACATTTGTTAAACAGTGAAGAAGGTCATGGGGAACTCAGAGAGCGTTTGGTGGGTTGTTGTGGAGTGCGCCTGCAGGATTCTTGGTGTTTCTACAGCAACAggtaagtaaaaataaaaaaacaaacagaaaaacatgaaaagattAAATTGTGACTCATGTGTATCTCTTATTGTCTCAGTATGAGTTTGATTTAGTTCTTTGGATGTCCTAGCTGATGTACAACAGACTCCAGATCATCTTTCTGATAGGTTCTGCAGTCAGAGCTTACACACTGTTGTAAACTTAAAATTCAACATAAGATTATTGGAAGTAGGAGTAGTGATAGAAGTTATACATTTTATCTGCTATGAAGTGTTGCAACCTGTTGTTTAAAGCTGATATCTGACTCCTGCCTGTGCTGAAAGTGTCACCTTTTTTAGGAGCTCTCCAGCTGGACTTTTTAAGGATTTCATAAACCCAAAATGTTAGAAGGTCAGATGGTGATGTTGGCCAACTGTATACTTGACCTCCAAGAACACTCGACTCTGCTGATATACGGAGCATATAAAAACATACTTGATCATACATAACCTTGCTATTAGTGTCCCCCCCTTCGCTGTTGTTCTCAGGCACGCAGGGACAGATTGCACGCAGCTCTCTCAGCCACATTAAATCATCACGGGGGAAATAGCTCTCTGGTTGCTGCCTCTTTCAAGAAATATGGGACCTCTCTACTTAAACTCCAACAGCTGCAGACACTGAACATTTACTTAGAGACATGTGCCTCGCATCACACCAGAAACCAAGTCTCTGTATCCAGCTGGGTTACTGGGCTTATGTGATCACAAGCTGTTAtacattcacacctacaggaGCTTTCAGTGCATTGcttctatatgtgtgtgtgtatgtttatggtatgcctctgtctctgtttacacgtctttatgtctgtgttggcctgtctgcctctgtgtgtgttctccaaACAGACATGCATGCAGAGAGCGCATATATGTTAATATCCAGCTGCTCTATATGCAGCGTTAATTCCTCTCACAGTCTATAAACTACCAGAAAACATTCCCTTGATTTCCCTCTGGTGCAGATTCTATCACAGAGTTTCAGCTAAGCACGCCAGAGAAATTGCTTCCATGTGTTTAGTGGCGATCAGCACTTGCTTACCTCTTTCAGACCCCACAGGAAAACAACTGATTAAAGAAGAAATATATTTGATGGTCGATGGTTTGATGGGTAGTAAAACAGGCGGTTCTTTATGGTTTTTAAGACTTTGTTGTCATCTAATTTTATAGCGTCCCGTATGTTCAAATGCATTTGGGAACCTTCAAAAtacagtttgacatttgggtttcttgcagagagttagatgagaggattgaCACCACTTTCATATCAAGACTGAAGCCAGTACcttgttagcctagcttagcatgaagactagAAACAGAGGGAAATAGCTAGCCTGTATCTATCCAAAGGTGACAAACCCACCAGTCCACCAGCACCTCTTACacatcacacaaaaataaaagttatacTGTTGCTGCCTTCAAATGTGGTCATATTTACAGTGTTCACAAGAGCAGTCTAGACGAACATCCCCCTTGTTAGTGTAAATTTTCTGAAAGCTCCAAGTTCACGAGTTATGACGTGTATgctaatgttttaaaaaatggctgTTTAGTTTTTGAAAGATGGTAAGTTAATATATTGAAATTTTAGTTGTATAGTGCTTTTCTTATGAATTACCTAATTCTACCTAACTTTATCCCTTTTCAGTTCCTGCATGCGTGACCTGCTTTCTAGCTCGCTGAATTGTTAGCGCTGGTGGCTTCCAGGCACCGTTGCCGAGCAGCGGTCATAACGACAAGCTCACAAGTCCCATTTAAAGGCAGCGTGTTTTTACTATTGTTGTGATTCAACAGCCGTGAttaattaaaggctttttaactcATCACCCTCTTGAGTGCCTCAGACTTTTTCTATGATTTTGAAAGAACAAGATCCCTAAACTGATGAGCACCAGAGGGACACTATTTTCCACAACTGAACAGCTCTCCTTGCATTCTGTTTTTTGACTGAAGGCAGCATGTATGTCTCTTAAATGATATTGTGGTTTTATCCCATATCATGTGGGTGGTCCAATGGTATCTGCTGGTTGTCTGGCTCCTCACCATGAGGACAAGACGCAAGGTAGGCCTAGTTACTGTGCCTGCTAAGAAACAGTCCTGCACATGACTCCCTCTGTAACCAAAACTTGTCGAACAGGTAGTAATGAAAAgatatgataatatataatagctaggcagattttgttacattaagacagagccaggctagctgtttccagtctttgtgttaAGCTAAATAAACTAGCTGCTGTGCTAGCTTCATTTACACCatacagacatgacagtggtaCCGATCTACGTTTATTTCcgaaaatgtcaaattattcctttaaaatattctaaTAAATAATCTTATTGATCTCTTCTGGAGATTTTCTCTCACCACACTGAGGTCAGAGGTTAAGGTCAGCTGTAGAAGAGAGTCAACCTGCTGAAGTTTAATGCAGCAAAGTTCATcttacaaacaaaaaggaacaaATCTGCAGCTTCCAGTTGCAGCCTAGCTTTCCTTTTACCAATAAATGTATGCTTTCATTTACAGTGAATTCATATAAatggaagaaaagaagaaatattgATAGAGAATGGATCTACATACCCTGATGACATGTAAGAACCACTTCACAGACAAGTGGTGCTCTGCTTAGGCAGATCTGTGATGTGTTAAGTGCCCACTCAAATAACGCAACCTAAACTGCCGGCAGCGAAATGATAATTACAAGCATGAGTAAGCTATTACAAAAATGTTGTGACCATGGTggaaacaattttaaaaattgCCCTTATTGTCTTTATATATCTTTTCATGGCATATGCCTTCAGATGAATACTACGCCTTAGGGTGTTAACTCTGAAATCAAGTTGAGTCACTTCAAGTCAACTCAGGTCAAATCGTTATTGCTCAATGAGGGGAGAAAACCCTAAAACATCACAGCTACAAGACTGCAGGAAAGAATAAAATGACAGCAGCACGACAAAGATACGTAGaaatatgccaaaaaaaaagtaaaagcagcaCAACACAAAGCTCCATCACAGTGGCAACATTAAAAGTATCTGAACAAGTTTCACTGGTTGCATTGAATCATCCAAGTTTTGACCAAATATTGAGGAAATCATGAACTAAGTCTGACATCTGCTGGACAGAATCTGCTCACCAGCGACAGAGTACCTGAGCCTGAATAAAAACAAGGAAattatctttctgtctcttcttcagTGTTGTGTGCTGTGGGAGTGGAGACCATACATCATGGAGAATTCAACAGCCTCGGCATCTACTTATTGTAAGTGGCACTACAGTCGACctcatgatatacagtatgaatTTAAACCTACCAAAGCACTCCTGACTCCGGCCTGCTTGGGACTAAACTGGTGGCATTCCTGAGTTACAAACAGACCGCCTCGATTTTAATATGGTAAAGAATGTGTGGCCTGAGGGATTGTAGAAAACAATTACAATACTGTACCTGGCCTGTATAATCGCTTTCACaccatatgtacacacacacttgcaagGAGATGTTGGGAAGGAGTCAGAAGGATGAAACAAGGTGAAGAGGGCAGAAAGAAGAGCGATCCTTCAGACCTACTTCTTATTATCTCTGTGGCTCACAGCCAAACTCCCACAGAGTCACAGGAAAACATCTCCCAAAGGAGACGAGAAATGCATgactgtttattcagtcagtaCACACAGATGCAGATGAACGcttcacacagaaacatacgcacacacaaatcAGTGATAACTCTTCAAAGAGAGGGCAGTGTACGATATTAGTATGAGGGCATTTTTCTGGTTCACTTGATCAGATGGTTATCAGACTATTTAAACACAAAGGGGGTTATATAGTAGCACCAAACACAATCCCTCAGTGCCTTTTTGGTCTTTTGCACCATATGAGGTGAtacctctttcttttattgtcATAGGGCACTTGAAACCTAACCCTTCTGCCCGCATCTTGCACAACTTAGAAAATGCAATCTTCACCCACAGCCCAAGATAAAATACACAGAAAGTTAAATATTTAGATTATTTACATAGTTTAGAAACAGTTTACTGATGTTATCAATGAGACTGTATCAGTTTCATGTGGCTccaacctttttttcctccttccagAGTGTCATCTGTTGGTATCATGGTGTTTGAGCTGGCCTATTTCCTGGATACTCTTCTGTTCATGTGTCTGCCgtgagtacagtacagtacagagaaAAAACCACATACAAGCGTCTGTCTTATGCTGCTGGTATGAAATGACCGTACTGGTTGCAGCTTTCAGGAGTTGGATGGGCTTGACGTGCACAGACAGCTTGACTCCAAGCCTGGCTGAcctcacaaaaaataataataataataatttgccTAGAAAAGTGActttaagtttttttaattacatgtatatTTTCCCTCTAATTCTATTACATTAGCAAAGTGCAAAgtttttttatcatgttgagtcaatatgtataaattaaataattagaTGTATGATTTATTACAGAGACCCAATAACCAATTTGAAATGTATAATccttgaataataaacacttgaaaacatGTAGAAGTTCCCCCATAACTGTATgtgtaataattaaataaacaaggTTTATGTTTAAGTatgcattaatttaatttaatcagattAAGTTATCGATTTTAAATGCATTGACTCAACATTACAGAAGAGCTTTGCATCATATGTGATCCTTACATTGATCTTATGTAATTATTAGATAGTAAATGTATACATGTAATTAAAGTACTTAAAGTCAACTGTTTCCCCCAGAGTAGTCCCTTACCTTAAGTAACAAATTAACtccaaaacacatcagaaactAGAAAAGTTGGAAGATTAAGACCCCAatccataaaagaaaaaattgactaacaaaaaaaaaatagaaactttATGAAAACATTGATGAAAACCCCAAGGTCTTGGGTAGATGAGAAGGCCAGACAGGTTCAGATTAAACTGGTCAGTGGTGAATTCATACTGTATTCAGGGCCCCCAGAAGACTCTGCACCACGCACAGAGGGAGAAGGGTTCATTCTTTGCAATGTCAACGTATCTAATTTTGTAAGAACACGACTTTTCACCCCAAAAGAAGAAAGATAGGGGTAGTGTTGTTCCAGTTTTTAATACAACAATATGTTAGAAAGGACCCAGCTCCAGAGCGTCTTGACTTTCACAAGATTAATTCTGATTCCTAGAACCAGACATACGCATGTGGACTCATCCCAAGAGGAATGTACAATGTATGTGCGTTTTTATACAGAGGAGACTCTTGCTGACTTCATAACCTTGTGTAGTTAGTCATCCATACTGGACATTTAGAGTACAAACTGATGAGTATGACCTACATCAGGCTTCCTCTATGCTTACATAGAAGTAAGTTATCTTTAACAGTCATGCTGAACTTACACAATATCTGCTCTTAAGAATAGGATGTGAAAGGGTGTCTGGTTACACAGTGAAATGAGCACATTGTACAGTTCGTTAGTAAAATAATAAGTTCCCATGAATAATTGTGACCACGTAGAATTTGTTGTAAATGAATCTcaatcttcctcttcttcctgtctttctctgtagCTGTCCTCCAGACTGGcaggtgtttcagttgtggGGGAAGATGGCTCGTATCGGAGGATTCCATAAGTTCCTCTACTACTCCATAATGTCAGTGGTCTGCTTCTTGCACCCTGTGTTAGTGTGGCATGCAATTATCCCAGGTAAAACTGCACCAGCAGCTACAACACGCTGATAATCACAGTACTGTTTACTGTACTGTTAGTGTCATCAACTTTTACAGcaacagacattttgaattgtCACATAGTAGGAAAAACACAGGCGTAGATGgaaattgtattattttacaTGTGCTTTTCTTACTGTGATATTTCAAAATGTCTCTTTTAAAGAagaattataaaataaaatatactttCTGATTTCAGGCACAATGCTTCTCGTGACGGCCTTCTTCAACTTCATCCTCAGCAAGAAATCAAAGACCAACAAGTCTCCCAAAAGGCCTCAGGAGAGCCACAGCGACCAAGGCCcgaccactgtgtgtgtgacggaaACAGCAGACTCGGACAGCAATTTCGCATTCCTCCACATGGCTccggggaggagaggagggggactGGCTCTCGCCACCAGAGACCGGTGCCTCGGCccgggggagagaggagagagcgtCCAGGCCatgctggagctggagcagaCAGCAGCCACTgcagacagggagaggaggaggtggaaagaCAGGAGGCTGATATGCTTCAGAGGCAACAAGGAGGAGccagtggagagagagatggaggagatggacTGCTACAGTGAGCCAGACAC
This genomic interval carries:
- the tmem72 gene encoding transmembrane protein 72 codes for the protein MGNSESVWWVVVECACRILGVSTATVLCAVGVETIHHGEFNSLGIYLLVSSVGIMVFELAYFLDTLLFMCLPCPPDWQVFQLWGKMARIGGFHKFLYYSIMSVVCFLHPVLVWHAIIPGTMLLVTAFFNFILSKKSKTNKSPKRPQESHSDQGPTTVCVTETADSDSNFAFLHMAPGRRGGGLALATRDRCLGPGERGESVQAMLELEQTAATADRERRRWKDRRLICFRGNKEEPVEREMEEMDCYSEPDTTSDTAPMITD